The segment CGGGCGTGCGGCACGGATCGACGCCGCCACCCGGGTGGTGTAACGGCCAGGGTGGTTTCGTGCACTGGACAAGCAGTAACCGTTGCCCGGCTGCCCGGCACGCCATGCGGCCGGACGGCGAGACTTCGAGACCTGGAGGAACCCCGTGACCACCGCACCCGCCGTGTACGACGATCTTCGGGCGCTGTTCATCAACTGCACGCTGAAGCGATCCCCCGAGCGCAGCCACACCCAGGGGCTGGTGGACCGGAGCGCGAACATCATGACCCGCAACGGTGTCGCGGTGGAGGTGATCCGCGCGGTGGACCACGACATCGCGACCGGCGTATGGCCGGACATGACCGAGCACGGGTGGGACAGCGACGCGTGGCCGGGCATCTACCAGCAGGTGATGGCCGCGGACATCCTGGTGATCGCCGGGCCGATCTGGCTTGGCGACAACGGCTCGGTGACCAAGCAGGTGATCGAGCGGCTCTACGCCTGCTCCAGCCTGCTCAACGACGCCGGCCAGTACGCGTTCTACGGGCGGGTGGGCGGCGCGCTGATCACCGGCAACGAGGACGGCGTGAAGCACTGCGCGATGAACATCCTGTACAGCCTGCAGCATCTCGGCTACACCATCCCGCCGCAGGCCGACGCGGGCTGGATCGGTGAGGCGGGGCCCGGCCCGTCGTACCTGGACGAGGGATCAGGCGGGCCGGAGAACGACTTCACCAATCGCAACACGACGTTCATGACGTGGAACCTGATCCACCTGGCCCGGATGCTCAGGGACGCCGGCGGGATCCCCGCGCACGGCAACCAGCGCTCGGAGTGGGACGCCGGGTGCCGGTTCGACTTCGAGAACCCCGAACACCGGTAACCGGGACCGGGCTTCTCAGCTGCCGGGCATCTCAGCCGGTGGTGACGGCTGACCGGACGGGCGGCCTGGCCGGTGTCGCGGATGCCGGGCCGAGCAGCCCGAGCGCGACCACCGGGAACACCAGCACCGAGACCAGACCGGCCAGCACCAGGGCCGCCCCGGTGACCGGAGCGACCACGCCCAGCTCGATGCCGATCTGCGCGGCGGTGACCAGGAACGGCAGCGAGGTGGCCTGCAGCAGGGCGGCCGCCAGGGTGGGCCGCGGGCCGTGGGAGCGCAGGGTGAGCAGGGCCGGGACGCCGCGGACCAGCAGCAGGGTGAGCAGCAGCAGCGGGACCCGCAGCAGCGCCGCGGGGTCGTGCACCAGGCCGGTCAGGTCCAGCCGGATCCCGCTGGTCACGAAGAACACCGGGATCAGGAACCCGAACCCGATCGCCTCCAGCTTGGTGCGAAAGTGCGGGTGGGAGGCGGAGTCTCGGTCCAGCAGCCCGACCAGCGCACCGGCCAGGAACGCGCCCAGGATGCTCTCCAGCCCGAAGTGTTCGGCGAGCACGGTGAAGGCCACCAGCAGCACCACGGCGAACCGGACCCGGATCTCGGCGGTGGTGTCCTGCAACCGGACCAGCACCTCGCCGAGCCGCCGCCAGTGGCCGGCGGCCATACCCGCGACCGCGGTGGCGAGCACCAGGGCGGCGAAGGCGGCGAGCAGCACCAGCCGGGACCCGGTGCTACCGGCGGCGGAGGAGAACAGCAGCGACAGCAGCACGATCGCGGCGAAGTCGGCGACGGTGGCCGCGGCGATCACGCTCTGTCCGACACCGCTGGTCGCCTGGCCGGCGTCCTTGAGCACCGGGACGACCAGGCCCAGCGAGGTCGCGGACACCGCGATCGCCAGCAGCAGCGGCTGCTGCACCCAGCCGGCGGCGGCGAAGGCCGCACCGGCACCCGCCCCCAGCGCCAGCGTCACCAGGTATCCCAGCACCGCTGCGGTGAGGACCCGCCCGCGCAACCGGTGCAGGTCGATCTCCAGGCCGGCCAGGAAGAGCAGGAACGCCAGCCCGAGCAGCGCCAGGATCTGCAGCGGCAGGTCGACCCGCACCCACCCCAGCACCGACGGCCCGACCAGGATGCCGGCCAGGATCTCCAGCACGACGGCCGGGACCCGCAGCCGCGGCACGAACCCGACCACCAGCGGGGCGAGTACGGCGAGCACGCAGACGATGAGCAGGCTCTCGAAGGAGACATCAGGCATACCGGTTCAGTCTTGGCGCACGCCCAGACGTTTCACCCCACAGTGCGTGACCGCTGCCTGGTCATCCGGCCAGGCCGAGGTGCTCGATCAGCCAGTCCGCCTGCCGCGCCCGCTCGAGGCGGTAGCCCTGGGGGCCGTGGGCCTGTTCGCTGATCCGGGCCGCGACGAACCCGAGCAGCGCCGGGCCCTCGGCGATCGATGGCTCGACCACGGCGTCCCAGCCGGTCAAGGGCGGGGACGTGGTGGCCGCCAGTTGGTGGGCACGGTCGGCGCAGTCACGGGTGAACGCGTCGCGGAGACCGCCGTCCCATGCGGTGAGCCGCCGCAGCAGCCGGCCACGTGAGGCGA is part of the Actinomycetota bacterium genome and harbors:
- a CDS encoding cation:proton antiporter, whose translation is MPDVSFESLLIVCVLAVLAPLVVGFVPRLRVPAVVLEILAGILVGPSVLGWVRVDLPLQILALLGLAFLLFLAGLEIDLHRLRGRVLTAAVLGYLVTLALGAGAGAAFAAAGWVQQPLLLAIAVSATSLGLVVPVLKDAGQATSGVGQSVIAAATVADFAAIVLLSLLFSSAAGSTGSRLVLLAAFAALVLATAVAGMAAGHWRRLGEVLVRLQDTTAEIRVRFAVVLLVAFTVLAEHFGLESILGAFLAGALVGLLDRDSASHPHFRTKLEAIGFGFLIPVFFVTSGIRLDLTGLVHDPAALLRVPLLLLTLLLVRGVPALLTLRSHGPRPTLAAALLQATSLPFLVTAAQIGIELGVVAPVTGAALVLAGLVSVLVFPVVALGLLGPASATPARPPVRSAVTTG
- a CDS encoding flavodoxin family protein; this translates as MTTAPAVYDDLRALFINCTLKRSPERSHTQGLVDRSANIMTRNGVAVEVIRAVDHDIATGVWPDMTEHGWDSDAWPGIYQQVMAADILVIAGPIWLGDNGSVTKQVIERLYACSSLLNDAGQYAFYGRVGGALITGNEDGVKHCAMNILYSLQHLGYTIPPQADAGWIGEAGPGPSYLDEGSGGPENDFTNRNTTFMTWNLIHLARMLRDAGGIPAHGNQRSEWDAGCRFDFENPEHR